A window of the Cryptosporangium minutisporangium genome harbors these coding sequences:
- a CDS encoding MOSC domain-containing protein — MTLPAPGVVESVNIGVLRVVPWTQSVGSTGIDKRPVPGRVRAEGVGLVGDVIADTKNHGGYHQAVYAYAREDAAWWAAELDREVPFGAFGENLSTSGVDCTGAVIGERWEVGSTVLEVSRPRIPCRTFAGFWDVPDLVKRFTRRAVPGAYLRIIEEGDLGAGDAVRIVHRPDHGVTIGEVFRALTGERSLAPRLLDAPELPPELQERARKLVTAASANSPQPS; from the coding sequence ATGACCCTCCCTGCGCCCGGCGTCGTCGAATCGGTCAACATCGGTGTTCTGCGAGTCGTTCCGTGGACGCAGAGCGTCGGGAGTACCGGCATCGACAAGCGTCCGGTGCCGGGGCGGGTCCGGGCCGAGGGCGTCGGCCTGGTCGGTGACGTGATCGCCGACACGAAGAACCACGGCGGTTACCACCAGGCCGTCTACGCCTACGCCCGCGAGGACGCGGCCTGGTGGGCGGCCGAGCTCGACCGGGAGGTGCCGTTCGGGGCGTTCGGCGAGAACTTGTCGACGAGCGGTGTCGACTGCACCGGTGCGGTGATCGGCGAGCGCTGGGAGGTCGGGAGCACGGTTCTGGAGGTCAGCCGGCCGCGCATTCCCTGCCGGACGTTCGCCGGCTTCTGGGACGTGCCGGATCTGGTCAAGCGCTTCACCCGCCGCGCGGTGCCGGGCGCCTACCTGCGGATCATCGAGGAGGGCGACCTCGGTGCCGGCGACGCGGTGCGGATCGTCCACCGCCCGGACCACGGGGTGACGATCGGCGAGGTGTTCCGCGCGCTCACCGGCGAGCGGTCGCTGGCACCGCGTCTGCTCGACGCCCCCGAGCTGCCGCCCGAGCTCCAGGAGCGCGCCCGCAAACTGGTCACCGCCGCTAGCGCTAACTCGCCGCAGCCATCCTGA
- a CDS encoding response regulator transcription factor — translation MDPESKSAVLRIVLAEDSVLLREGLVALLTRYGHEVVAAVGDAPALDAAVERTDPDLVVTDVRMPPTHTDDGLRVAVTLRSRRPNLPVLVLSQYVEQTYAAELLDTADGAGVGYLLKDRVGDVDDFADAVARVAGGGTVVDQEVIRQLLRRRSDPLDRLTSREAEVLALMAEGRSNAAIARALVVTEAAVTKHIGNILAKLDLPLDADDHRRVLAVVTYLRRSGSD, via the coding sequence ATGGACCCGGAGTCCAAGAGCGCCGTGCTGCGGATCGTCCTGGCCGAGGACAGCGTGCTGCTGCGAGAAGGGCTGGTCGCGCTGCTCACCCGGTACGGCCACGAGGTCGTCGCCGCGGTCGGGGACGCGCCGGCGCTGGACGCCGCGGTCGAGCGAACCGATCCCGACCTGGTGGTCACCGATGTCCGGATGCCGCCGACACACACCGACGACGGCCTACGGGTCGCGGTCACCCTGCGGTCCCGGCGGCCGAACCTACCGGTGCTGGTGCTCAGTCAGTACGTCGAGCAGACGTACGCGGCCGAGCTGCTCGACACCGCCGACGGAGCCGGGGTCGGCTACCTGCTCAAGGACCGGGTCGGTGACGTCGACGACTTCGCCGATGCGGTGGCACGCGTGGCGGGCGGTGGCACGGTGGTCGACCAGGAGGTCATCCGGCAGCTGTTGCGCCGACGCTCCGACCCGCTCGACCGGCTGACTTCCCGGGAGGCCGAGGTGCTCGCGCTGATGGCCGAGGGCCGGTCGAACGCCGCGATCGCCAGGGCGCTCGTCGTCACCGAGGCGGCGGTCACCAAGCACATCGGCAACATCCTGGCCAAACTCGACCTGCCGCTCGATGCCGACGACCATCGCCGGGTACTAGCGGTGGTGACCTACCTGCGCCGCAGCGGTAGCGACTGA
- a CDS encoding sensor histidine kinase: protein MTGIEPTLTLPGPPATSPNLPVSGRGERPRTAWQALIRPPGRFLFSSWPWRALVYVVSGSVLGFVIAMALFVIAVTGAVLSVFLVGLVVLAMIPLTGLIVAPIERWRLRLVDDVPVVDPHVPPTRPGPWAWFTQRYREVATWREFGATLLLAVLGIADMLGLMIAGSFVGILLGAPLIVWLDPDSGSGLQMGPGWSVDTVVEAWSLVPIGLLLLVVFAYLITAWAAGRAQLTRLLLAGREVEPGERVVALTRSRARLVDAFQAERRRIERDLHDGAQQRLVALTVELGLARLDLPPDSDAGRRVTSAHEQAKLALGELRELIRGVHPQLLTDRGLAPAVADVAGRASVPVSVEIALPRRLPREVEAAAYFVVTEALTNVDRHSQATEATVRGRIDDGRLIVEVIDDGVGGADAGRGTGLVGLADRVSVVDGVLTLVSPIGGPTLLRVEIPC, encoded by the coding sequence ATGACCGGCATCGAGCCCACCCTGACCCTGCCCGGCCCACCGGCGACGTCGCCCAACCTGCCGGTGAGCGGACGGGGGGAGCGCCCCCGCACCGCCTGGCAGGCGCTGATCCGCCCGCCGGGTCGGTTCCTGTTCTCGTCCTGGCCGTGGCGCGCGTTGGTCTACGTGGTGTCCGGCAGCGTGCTCGGCTTCGTGATCGCGATGGCGCTGTTCGTCATCGCGGTGACCGGTGCGGTCCTGTCGGTGTTCCTCGTCGGGTTGGTCGTCCTGGCGATGATCCCGCTCACCGGCTTGATCGTGGCGCCGATCGAACGCTGGCGGCTCCGCCTGGTCGACGACGTGCCGGTCGTCGACCCGCACGTGCCGCCGACCCGGCCAGGACCGTGGGCGTGGTTCACCCAGCGGTACCGCGAGGTGGCGACCTGGCGCGAGTTCGGCGCCACACTGCTGCTCGCGGTGCTCGGCATCGCCGACATGCTGGGTCTGATGATCGCCGGCTCGTTCGTCGGAATCCTGCTCGGAGCGCCGTTGATCGTCTGGCTGGACCCCGACTCGGGCAGCGGGCTGCAGATGGGTCCCGGCTGGTCGGTCGACACCGTGGTCGAGGCCTGGTCGCTCGTCCCGATCGGGCTGCTCCTCCTGGTGGTGTTCGCCTACCTGATCACGGCATGGGCGGCCGGCCGGGCGCAGCTCACCCGCCTCCTGCTCGCCGGTCGAGAGGTCGAGCCCGGCGAGCGGGTCGTGGCACTGACCCGCTCGCGTGCCCGGCTCGTGGACGCCTTCCAGGCCGAGCGGCGCCGCATCGAGCGTGACCTGCACGACGGCGCCCAGCAGCGGCTGGTCGCGCTCACCGTCGAGCTCGGGCTGGCCCGCCTCGACCTGCCGCCCGACTCCGACGCCGGCCGGCGGGTGACGTCCGCACACGAGCAGGCGAAGCTGGCCCTCGGTGAGCTGCGCGAGCTGATCCGCGGGGTGCACCCGCAACTCCTCACCGACCGCGGCCTGGCGCCGGCGGTGGCCGATGTGGCCGGTCGGGCGTCGGTGCCGGTGAGCGTGGAGATCGCGCTGCCACGTCGGCTGCCCCGCGAGGTGGAGGCCGCGGCGTACTTCGTCGTCACCGAGGCGCTGACCAACGTCGACCGGCACAGCCAGGCGACCGAGGCCACCGTGCGTGGCCGGATCGACGACGGCCGGCTGATCGTCGAGGTGATCGACGACGGCGTGGGCGGCGCCGACGCGGGGCGCGGCACCGGCCTGGTGGGGCTCGCCGATCGCGTCTCGGTGGTCGACGGGGTCCTCACGCTGGTCAGCCCGATCGGTGGCCCTACGCTGCTCCGCGTGGAGATTCCCTGCTGA
- the ung gene encoding uracil-DNA glycosylase — MPLDLIGLLPEPWQAVLTPFLDRERVAALGEYVEREYAEQTVHPPVEDLFAAYRLCAPDQVRVLLLGQDPYHGPGQAHGLCFSVRAGTRVPPSLRNVFKEMAADVGSPMPASGELTPWGEQGILLLNAVLTVRGGKPGSHANKGWEEFTDATIRAVNALDHRVVYLLWGSYARKKAALVTNPAHVVLEAGHPSPMNPRGFLGSRPFSATNKALADAGLPEITWDLPA, encoded by the coding sequence ATGCCACTCGACCTGATCGGATTGTTGCCCGAGCCGTGGCAGGCCGTGCTGACGCCGTTCCTCGACCGGGAGCGCGTCGCGGCACTCGGGGAGTACGTCGAGCGGGAGTACGCGGAGCAGACCGTCCACCCGCCGGTCGAGGACCTGTTCGCCGCGTACCGGCTCTGCGCGCCCGATCAGGTCCGGGTGCTGCTGCTCGGGCAAGACCCGTACCACGGTCCCGGGCAGGCGCACGGGCTGTGCTTCAGCGTCCGGGCCGGCACCCGGGTGCCCCCGTCGCTGCGCAACGTGTTCAAGGAGATGGCCGCCGACGTCGGGAGTCCGATGCCCGCCAGTGGCGAGCTCACCCCGTGGGGCGAGCAGGGCATCTTGCTGCTCAACGCGGTGCTGACCGTGCGTGGCGGCAAGCCGGGCTCGCACGCCAACAAGGGGTGGGAGGAGTTCACCGACGCGACGATCCGCGCGGTGAACGCCCTCGATCACCGCGTGGTGTACCTGCTGTGGGGTAGCTACGCCCGGAAGAAGGCCGCGCTGGTCACCAACCCGGCGCACGTCGTCCTGGAGGCAGGCCACCCGAGCCCGATGAACCCTCGCGGCTTCCTCGGCAGCCGTCCGTTCAGCGCGACGAACAAGGCCCTGGCCGATGCGGGCCTCCCCGAAATCACGTGGGATCTGCCGGCCTAG
- a CDS encoding ABC transporter ATP-binding protein, which translates to MLATDQTAIVAAALHGVRKVYRTRSQRVTALDGVTLTFPTGTFTAVMGPSGSGKSTLLQCAAGLDSPTEGTVEVAGVLVDKLNETQRTLLRRDRIGFVFQSFNLLPSLTAAQNVELPLRLARRRPSAAQIGDALAAVGLAERARHRPTELSGGQQQRVAIARALISRPAVLFADEPTGALDSTTSREVLTLLRGLVDQDRQTVVMVTHDPIAASYADRAVFLADGRVVGELAAPTADAVAARLAHLES; encoded by the coding sequence ATGCTCGCCACCGACCAGACCGCCATCGTCGCCGCCGCACTCCACGGCGTCCGGAAGGTCTACCGCACCCGGAGCCAGCGGGTCACCGCGCTCGACGGGGTCACACTCACGTTCCCGACCGGAACCTTCACCGCGGTGATGGGGCCGTCCGGGTCGGGCAAGTCGACGCTGCTGCAGTGCGCGGCGGGCCTCGACTCCCCCACCGAAGGCACCGTGGAGGTCGCCGGAGTCCTCGTCGACAAGCTGAACGAAACCCAGCGCACGCTGCTGCGACGCGACCGGATCGGGTTCGTGTTCCAGTCGTTCAACCTGCTGCCGTCGCTGACCGCCGCGCAGAACGTCGAGCTGCCGCTGCGGCTGGCCCGACGACGCCCCTCCGCTGCCCAGATCGGGGACGCGCTGGCCGCCGTCGGGCTCGCCGAACGCGCCCGGCACCGCCCGACCGAGCTCTCCGGTGGACAGCAGCAGCGGGTCGCGATCGCACGTGCGCTGATCAGCCGCCCCGCCGTGCTCTTCGCCGACGAGCCGACCGGCGCCCTCGACAGCACCACGTCCCGCGAGGTGTTGACGCTGCTCCGCGGCCTGGTCGACCAGGATCGCCAGACGGTCGTGATGGTCACGCACGACCCGATCGCCGCCTCCTACGCCGACCGGGCGGTGTTCCTCGCCGACGGTCGCGTCGTCGGTGAACTCGCCGCACCGACCGCCGACGCGGTGGCGGCCCGCCTCGCCCACCTGGAGTCCTGA